The following are from one region of the Tepidamorphus gemmatus genome:
- a CDS encoding glycosyltransferase family protein, which translates to MISPKPKILIYSHDSFGLGHLRRCRAIAHSLVDTSPGLSVLILSGSPIIGSFEFRSRVDFVRVPGVTKLRNGAYTSLSLPIDIEQTLAIRASIIEHTAEIFEPDIFIVDKEPLGLRGEVRATLEQLKRRGVHLVLGLRDVMDDPDVLREEWERKRAHPALAELYDDIWVFGLRGVFDPLEGVGVDPSVYDKTIFTGYLRSPRPRTSHTPDTLPFGEDPFLLVTPGGGGDGVELVDWVIRAYEARTRPLFPALIVLGPFMDPLAQANFVERAEQVRDLEVKRFTANMEPLIEAATAVVGMGGYNTFCEILSFDKPALLVPRVVPRQEQMIRATKAAEAGLLRILPIDHYPDVDLMVEALARLPQQSPPSARGISRLLDGLEVINDRVTTILGRTAGARRSIQLGVS; encoded by the coding sequence ATGATCAGCCCGAAGCCGAAGATCCTGATCTACAGCCACGACTCCTTCGGCCTCGGCCATCTGCGCCGTTGCCGGGCGATCGCGCATTCGCTGGTCGACACCTCGCCCGGCCTGTCCGTCCTCATCCTGTCGGGCTCGCCGATCATCGGTTCGTTCGAGTTTCGCTCGCGCGTCGATTTCGTGCGGGTGCCGGGCGTCACCAAACTCCGCAACGGCGCCTACACCTCGCTCAGTCTGCCGATCGACATCGAGCAGACGCTCGCCATCCGCGCCTCGATCATCGAGCACACCGCCGAGATCTTCGAACCGGACATCTTCATCGTCGACAAGGAGCCGCTCGGACTGCGCGGCGAGGTGCGCGCCACGCTCGAACAGCTCAAGCGCCGTGGCGTCCACCTGGTGCTGGGCCTGCGCGACGTCATGGACGACCCGGACGTGCTGCGCGAGGAATGGGAGCGCAAGCGGGCCCATCCGGCGCTGGCCGAGCTCTACGACGATATCTGGGTGTTCGGGCTCAGGGGCGTGTTCGATCCCCTGGAAGGGGTCGGCGTCGACCCGTCCGTCTACGACAAGACCATCTTCACCGGTTACCTGCGCAGTCCGCGGCCGCGCACCTCGCACACCCCAGATACGCTGCCGTTCGGTGAGGACCCGTTCCTGCTGGTCACACCCGGAGGTGGCGGCGACGGGGTGGAACTTGTCGACTGGGTGATCCGCGCCTACGAAGCCCGCACCCGGCCGCTGTTTCCCGCACTGATCGTGCTCGGGCCGTTCATGGATCCGCTGGCACAGGCGAATTTCGTCGAACGGGCCGAACAGGTGCGCGACCTCGAGGTCAAGCGGTTCACCGCCAACATGGAGCCTCTGATCGAGGCAGCGACGGCGGTGGTCGGCATGGGCGGCTACAATACCTTCTGCGAGATCCTGTCCTTCGACAAGCCGGCGCTGCTTGTGCCGCGCGTGGTGCCCCGCCAGGAGCAGATGATCCGTGCGACCAAGGCCGCGGAGGCGGGCCTGCTCCGCATCCTGCCCATCGACCATTATCCCGATGTCGATCTGATGGTCGAGGCGCTGGCGCGGCTGCCGCAGCAGTCGCCGCCTTCGGCGCGCGGCATTTCGCGCCTGCTCGACGGGCTCGAGGTGATCAACGACCGCGTGACGACGATCCTCGGGCGCACGGCCGGGGCCAGGCGGTCGATCCAGCTCGGTGTGTCCTGA
- a CDS encoding class I SAM-dependent methyltransferase, which yields MSRLDSMINRLVAQRDILNHVAGLIAAVPGPVLELGLGNGRTYSHLREILPDREIFVFERRITAAPSSIPDADHVILGEIRDTLPFCRPRVGGAAALIHADLSNGDPTDDLARRAWLSPMVAELTAPGGIVACGHELDLPSFTPLALPAGIRPGRYFLYCRR from the coding sequence ATGAGCCGCCTCGACAGCATGATCAACCGGCTGGTCGCCCAGCGCGACATCCTCAACCATGTCGCAGGTCTGATCGCGGCGGTCCCGGGCCCGGTGCTGGAGCTCGGCCTCGGCAACGGACGCACCTACAGCCACCTGCGGGAAATCCTGCCGGACCGGGAGATCTTCGTGTTCGAGCGCCGCATCACCGCCGCGCCGAGTTCGATTCCCGACGCCGATCACGTCATCCTCGGCGAAATTCGCGACACGCTTCCGTTTTGCCGCCCGCGGGTGGGCGGTGCAGCGGCGCTGATTCACGCCGACCTGTCGAACGGCGATCCGACTGACGACCTGGCGCGGCGGGCCTGGCTGTCGCCGATGGTGGCGGAGCTGACTGCCCCCGGCGGCATCGTGGCGTGCGGCCACGAGCTCGATCTGCCGAGCTTCACGCCCCTGGCGCTGCCCGCCGGCATCCGGCCGGGCCGCTACTTCCTCTACTGCCGACGATGA